The following are encoded in a window of Solidesulfovibrio magneticus RS-1 genomic DNA:
- a CDS encoding radical SAM protein → MLITTFQTTNNYYAYSAWTNEIARISKELYNLFNNAEESEKRRKGIELGLLPIAPIPVDVFSDERIGEAVSELMEQGPETLILSVTDQCNFRCRYCQFSGAYPQSRVHSNKKMTSELAVQAIDWCANFLRTKRHVGFYGGEPLLRFSLLKEAIRHALSTFKGETSFGITTNGSLLDVEVMDFLEEFNVHLFVSLDGPAIVNDRYRLDSSGRPTFNVVWGNLQKLQNRHPAYYSKYVGFNVTAAPPDQLPLVVRFFEENPSFFKDKLFNISNIKQGSDEIFQRLEVKEPGSQINYQWAWEAFLSACIHNERPPDYTRKICEPPMARIHHREMGAQVSFTTDAGQCEPGLRCHVMTDGTLHMCEHIDPIFPLGRLPSGFDYDSIRTCLRMFREIINVHCQDCWAIQLCSKCIPHIVDGTSLSLTNLSSLCNVIKKRLKRDFAHYCESREKNLDCFEWIANKTYDVNI, encoded by the coding sequence ATGCTGATCACAACATTTCAGACAACCAATAATTACTATGCTTACTCTGCATGGACTAACGAGATAGCTCGTATTTCAAAAGAATTATATAATTTATTCAATAACGCAGAAGAGTCTGAAAAGAGGCGTAAAGGGATTGAACTTGGATTGCTCCCAATTGCGCCTATCCCAGTGGATGTCTTCTCTGATGAACGAATAGGTGAAGCTGTTTCAGAACTCATGGAACAAGGACCAGAAACTTTAATACTATCAGTAACAGATCAATGCAACTTCCGTTGTCGCTATTGCCAATTCTCCGGTGCATATCCTCAGTCTAGAGTTCATTCCAATAAAAAAATGACTTCTGAACTTGCAGTACAAGCAATTGATTGGTGCGCTAATTTTTTACGCACCAAAAGACATGTCGGATTCTATGGAGGAGAACCACTTTTAAGGTTTTCACTTTTAAAAGAAGCAATTAGACACGCACTGAGCACCTTCAAAGGAGAAACTAGCTTTGGCATAACCACCAATGGCTCTCTTTTAGATGTAGAGGTCATGGATTTTCTAGAAGAATTCAATGTTCATCTTTTTGTTAGTTTGGATGGCCCCGCGATTGTTAATGATAGATATCGGTTAGACTCAAGCGGACGGCCAACTTTCAATGTTGTCTGGGGTAATTTGCAAAAACTTCAGAATAGGCATCCTGCGTATTATTCCAAATACGTTGGATTTAATGTAACAGCTGCGCCGCCAGACCAACTCCCCCTTGTCGTTCGTTTTTTTGAAGAAAATCCTAGTTTCTTCAAAGATAAATTGTTCAATATTTCGAACATTAAACAAGGGAGTGACGAGATTTTTCAGAGACTTGAGGTTAAGGAACCCGGATCACAAATAAACTACCAGTGGGCTTGGGAGGCATTCCTTTCTGCTTGTATCCATAACGAACGGCCGCCGGATTATACTCGGAAAATTTGTGAGCCTCCGATGGCAAGAATACACCATCGAGAAATGGGAGCACAAGTTTCTTTTACAACAGATGCTGGACAGTGCGAGCCAGGATTGCGTTGTCATGTCATGACAGATGGCACACTCCATATGTGCGAACATATCGATCCTATTTTTCCCCTTGGTCGATTGCCAAGTGGTTTTGACTATGACTCAATTCGAACTTGTCTTCGCATGTTTCGTGAAATCATCAATGTTCATTGCCAGGATTGTTGGGCGATACAACTTTGTTCAAAGTGCATCCCTCATATAGTTGACGGAACTTCTCTGTCTTTAACTAACCTCTCTTCTTTGTGTAATGTTATTAAAAAACGACTAAAACGTGACTTCGCTCATTATTGCGAATCAAGAGAAAAAAATCTTGACTGCTTTGAATGGATTGCAAACAAAACCTATGATGTGAACATATGA
- a CDS encoding ABC transporter ATP-binding protein, translating into MNKATTSDLNIARRFAAFLKSYTWQIIFALTCALCSSAAGIALPLLAGSLINKLQETTQVSSFFNLHNLELWSLVSVFAFQAVCSYCQVVYTSRISEGVVRDIRIAAFSGLLKKEMLFFDQIKVGDVSSRVSKDVNDVQELYTESFQDIFLSIIEIFGSISAMLYISWKMTLLTLCVAPLSAALVLYYRNRFRMLARSQARLMGDISSHAQEASTHIRIIRAFGAETVELKRMLSVCDKFYTSGISLAKVFASQTVASRVLVWVAIFFVMLYGFYLIALGDMNSGQLVAFLILAYKSTQPVLHVSYIVNNMQRSLAAASRVYSLLEDNLPSRSLNQPLSFVPFNPQGQISFDRVNFSYCGEDVLNDVVFSVDKGEFVALVGPSGAGKTTILKLLLGFYSPSSGRILLDDVDISRVDPAILRSAIAYVPQESMLFNRSIYENIAYGNNSASFAEIESAAKNAGALDFIRTLPQGFDTMVGELGARLSGGERQRIVLGRAFLRNPKILLLDEPTSNLDSNNEALLKDNIKELAKGRTTVMVAHRFSTIEHADRVIVINSGRVIESGSPQQLIQQRGLFYQMRMSSSKIEDLPMPAVSVAD; encoded by the coding sequence ATGAACAAAGCCACAACATCTGATCTAAATATTGCCCGAAGATTTGCCGCATTTTTAAAATCTTACACTTGGCAAATAATTTTCGCACTGACATGCGCACTGTGCTCAAGCGCTGCTGGAATTGCATTGCCATTACTTGCCGGGTCATTAATCAATAAACTTCAAGAAACAACACAGGTTTCTAGTTTTTTCAACCTCCACAACTTAGAACTGTGGAGTCTTGTTAGCGTGTTCGCTTTTCAAGCTGTGTGCAGCTATTGTCAAGTTGTTTATACCTCGAGAATATCGGAGGGGGTTGTTCGCGACATTCGAATCGCAGCATTTTCTGGGCTACTAAAAAAAGAAATGCTGTTTTTTGACCAAATTAAAGTTGGAGATGTGTCTTCACGTGTTAGCAAAGATGTGAATGATGTTCAAGAATTGTACACTGAAAGTTTCCAGGATATCTTTCTGAGTATTATTGAAATATTCGGTTCAATATCTGCAATGTTGTATATCTCTTGGAAAATGACGTTATTAACTTTGTGTGTTGCCCCGCTCTCTGCAGCGCTTGTTTTGTATTATCGCAATCGTTTTCGGATGTTGGCAAGATCGCAAGCTAGACTCATGGGTGATATCAGTTCGCACGCGCAAGAAGCTTCAACCCATATACGTATTATCAGAGCATTTGGAGCCGAGACTGTCGAACTAAAAAGAATGCTATCTGTTTGCGACAAATTTTACACTTCAGGTATTTCTTTAGCGAAAGTTTTTGCATCTCAGACTGTAGCAAGTCGCGTTCTTGTATGGGTAGCTATTTTTTTTGTGATGCTCTACGGATTTTATTTAATAGCTCTAGGAGACATGAATAGCGGGCAGCTTGTTGCATTTTTGATATTGGCTTATAAGTCAACGCAGCCCGTACTGCACGTAAGTTACATTGTAAACAATATGCAAAGGAGTCTAGCCGCAGCAAGCCGCGTCTATTCTCTGCTTGAAGACAACTTACCTAGTCGGTCATTGAATCAGCCATTGTCTTTTGTGCCATTTAATCCCCAGGGACAGATATCGTTTGATCGGGTGAATTTTTCTTATTGTGGTGAAGATGTTTTGAATGATGTAGTTTTTTCGGTCGACAAAGGTGAGTTTGTAGCTTTAGTTGGACCATCTGGAGCAGGAAAGACTACGATACTTAAACTGTTGCTTGGATTTTATTCTCCTTCGAGTGGACGAATTTTACTTGACGACGTCGACATATCAAGAGTTGACCCTGCTATATTGCGCTCGGCGATAGCATATGTTCCACAAGAATCTATGCTTTTCAATAGAAGTATATATGAGAACATAGCATATGGAAACAACTCAGCGTCTTTTGCAGAGATTGAAAGCGCTGCTAAAAATGCAGGGGCTCTCGACTTTATAAGAACATTACCTCAAGGTTTTGACACCATGGTTGGCGAACTTGGCGCTAGACTCTCTGGCGGCGAGCGACAAAGAATAGTGCTTGGAAGAGCTTTTTTACGAAATCCAAAAATATTGCTACTGGATGAACCGACTTCAAATCTAGACTCTAACAATGAAGCATTGCTTAAAGATAACATTAAAGAACTGGCAAAAGGTCGAACGACTGTCATGGTCGCACACAGGTTCTCGACAATAGAACATGCAGATCGTGTTATTGTCATAAATTCAGGACGTGTCATAGAATCAGGAAGCCCTCAGCAACTTATACAGCAACGCGGATTGTTCTATCAAATGAGAATGTCGTCATCTAAGATAGAAGACTTACCCATGCCTGCTGTGAGTGTTGCAGATTGA
- a CDS encoding tyrosine-type recombinase/integrase, translated as MGVYDRDGRWMVFYHDETGKRRDKSFGRGEEAYAQAEAFNKAVSDAKKLCTALPLPPTDLISSPAPAPVKMIEEITLPEKTIQSGQGMTFRELAGKYLAHLKVSGRTENNTKKLAKMIDNQFNPIIGDRVVNSMTYIDDMVPFIQFFQETNGKQNRPRSQPTVNRYGDYVNAIFNFGVTTGLTTVNPMKGRKKSREKPRDVQLTVDDVKRIMDHAEPHVRWAMEVCFSLGTRPGESELLALKWDHIDFDKGIAKIYASKTRTYRVVPISPTLLGKMKEVKTESQSGYVIEWRGQPIGMIRKGFRRACERAGITYPVRMYDLRHLFATTMLSKGADLAAVSKLLGHSMISTTTSHYYHCLEGEKERAVSLLPELM; from the coding sequence ATGGGTGTTTATGACCGAGATGGACGGTGGATGGTCTTTTATCATGATGAAACAGGGAAAAGGCGAGACAAATCATTTGGCCGTGGTGAAGAGGCTTATGCCCAGGCTGAAGCTTTCAACAAAGCTGTCAGTGATGCCAAAAAGCTGTGTACGGCATTGCCACTGCCGCCGACTGATCTGATCAGTTCGCCAGCCCCCGCACCAGTAAAGATGATTGAAGAGATCACTTTACCGGAGAAGACTATTCAGTCCGGCCAAGGGATGACCTTTCGAGAGCTAGCTGGGAAATACCTGGCTCACCTCAAGGTGTCGGGCAGAACTGAGAACAATACCAAGAAGTTGGCAAAAATGATCGACAACCAGTTCAATCCGATCATCGGCGACCGGGTGGTGAACTCGATGACCTACATTGACGACATGGTGCCGTTCATCCAGTTCTTCCAGGAGACCAACGGGAAACAGAACCGCCCTCGGTCACAGCCGACAGTGAACCGCTATGGCGACTACGTCAACGCCATCTTCAATTTCGGTGTCACTACCGGGTTGACCACGGTCAACCCCATGAAGGGCAGGAAGAAATCAAGAGAGAAGCCCCGAGATGTCCAGTTGACCGTCGATGACGTTAAAAGGATCATGGACCACGCTGAACCGCATGTCAGGTGGGCCATGGAAGTTTGCTTCAGCCTGGGGACGCGTCCTGGTGAATCAGAGCTTCTTGCCTTGAAATGGGATCACATCGACTTCGATAAAGGCATCGCAAAAATCTATGCCAGCAAGACAAGAACCTATCGGGTCGTTCCGATCTCCCCAACTCTCCTTGGTAAGATGAAAGAAGTAAAGACTGAATCGCAGTCAGGTTACGTTATCGAATGGCGTGGTCAGCCAATTGGCATGATCCGTAAAGGTTTCCGAAGAGCGTGTGAGCGGGCTGGAATAACTTACCCTGTCAGAATGTATGATTTAAGACACCTCTTTGCTACAACCATGCTGAGCAAGGGTGCTGACCTCGCTGCGGTGTCAAAGTTACTAGGCCATTCAATGATATCTACGACAACGAGCCATTACTATCATTGTCTTGAAGGTGAAAAAGAACGGGCAGTTAGTTTGTTGCCTGAATTAATGTAG
- a CDS encoding tyrosine-type recombinase/integrase, producing MKVEPIIDLKSVKSIKKILSDAPRDKLLFVMGVNSGLRVQDLLALKIGDVKDVKIGERVTLREKKTGKDNVFVVNKEIKSALDAYLMTVKDDDDHFLFKSRKGRNYPLTTYAVTKYMKKWTEAINLKGNYGAHSLRKTWTYHQRKAFGVSWEVLAKRLNHSSPSITRRYLGVQEEEVEEILMNTI from the coding sequence ATGAAGGTAGAACCGATCATCGACCTGAAAAGCGTGAAGAGCATCAAGAAGATACTTTCTGATGCTCCCCGCGACAAATTGCTTTTTGTCATGGGTGTGAATTCAGGTCTTCGCGTCCAAGACTTACTTGCCTTGAAAATAGGCGATGTCAAAGATGTGAAGATCGGTGAGCGCGTTACCTTGCGCGAAAAGAAGACGGGTAAGGACAATGTCTTTGTGGTGAACAAGGAGATCAAATCTGCACTCGATGCCTATTTGATGACCGTAAAGGATGACGATGATCATTTCCTGTTTAAAAGCAGGAAAGGTCGGAATTATCCTCTCACAACCTATGCTGTGACAAAGTACATGAAGAAGTGGACCGAGGCCATTAATCTGAAAGGAAACTACGGTGCTCATTCACTTCGAAAAACATGGACCTACCATCAGCGAAAGGCATTCGGAGTATCCTGGGAAGTTCTAGCGAAACGCTTAAACCATTCCAGTCCTTCGATCACTCGAAGGTATCTTGGAGTGCAAGAGGAGGAAGTCGAAGAAATATTGATGAATACAATTTAA
- a CDS encoding DUF7713 domain-containing protein — protein MKPNKPKVATLDEVSITRDGEYAYIEFLDKTIGSVSLKIGQNITSMSDSDILALHNSLLNRMYEFRKQCEYIAAEVPPGKPQIRYESRSNQWVPEGDVLRCLIEDEGTEFETTIRIDDHELSLEEFGRLLLVYNGWGMRIVFVPDDEIDKTPKIEMKSAIKKSNSKKVAPLKQFLGKWRIVWMESWDQDYVDMEEPGFISFESKNNGEFHFGNVHASIDCQLSEFANEQRLEFSWVGHDEMDEVSGRGWVSLKNDGTLSGHIFIHGGENSSFSAKKFKSLKNNKIN, from the coding sequence ATGAAGCCAAACAAGCCGAAAGTAGCAACTTTGGATGAAGTGTCCATCACGCGAGATGGAGAGTATGCTTATATCGAATTCTTGGACAAAACTATTGGCTCTGTCTCTTTAAAAATTGGACAAAACATTACAAGCATGAGCGATAGCGACATTCTCGCTCTTCACAACTCCCTACTGAACAGGATGTATGAATTCAGAAAGCAATGCGAATATATCGCAGCAGAGGTGCCTCCTGGAAAACCTCAAATTAGATATGAGTCAAGAAGCAACCAATGGGTTCCTGAAGGAGATGTACTAAGATGTCTCATTGAAGACGAAGGGACTGAATTTGAAACTACTATAAGAATAGACGACCATGAGTTGTCACTTGAAGAATTTGGAAGACTCCTCTTGGTGTACAATGGGTGGGGTATGCGAATCGTCTTTGTGCCTGACGATGAAATTGATAAAACTCCTAAGATAGAAATGAAGTCCGCAATTAAGAAATCCAATTCTAAAAAAGTTGCGCCGCTAAAGCAGTTCTTGGGCAAATGGCGTATCGTTTGGATGGAAAGCTGGGACCAGGACTATGTTGACATGGAAGAGCCGGGTTTCATTAGCTTCGAATCTAAAAACAATGGTGAATTCCATTTTGGTAACGTACATGCCAGTATAGACTGTCAATTGTCTGAGTTTGCAAATGAACAGCGACTAGAATTCTCTTGGGTTGGTCATGATGAAATGGATGAAGTAAGCGGGCGCGGGTGGGTGTCGCTAAAAAATGATGGAACGCTTTCTGGGCACATCTTTATACATGGCGGCGAAAATTCATCATTTTCAGCAAAAAAATTCAAATCTTTGAAAAACAACAAAATTAACTAG